GGCAACGCTAAAttgaaagagaaagaagacgTGGGGGTAATCACGTGGCAGTCAGAGTTTGGGTGGGTCATCTATTTGGGTAAAAGACTGATTCAAGGTTTGTCATATGTATTGCATAAAAACTAAAGAAACAGCGTACATGGTCAAACTTTGACCAGAACTAGTCACACATACCCTACAGTTCACTTCTTCACCTACGCGCTTTTGGTACACGCGCGGTCAAACCAAGCAGCCCATTGCTAATGTAAGGAAATtgtataaatctaaaacaagtaacaagaagaaaaacagagttGAAGAAAAAATTTAGGCAATAATAAAATCAATCGAATGTTAAAGATTTTACTCAATACCAAAAAGtccaaacattttttttgtttgtcacgAAAAAGTCCAAACAAATAGAAGTTTGAATTGGTGAAAAATTACCATAAAGAGTGGAAAAGTTATCAATGGGCCACAAAACGGGTCCATAAAGCACTGAACAGCGCGGTGAAtatatgatatgaaatctaACTTTTTCtgaggagagaagaagataatcatataaaatagtAGTAAcagtattttacaaaaaaaatactattaattttttcttctttccgTCGCCTTTCctctttttcaaaaatctgATAACTTATATTGTTAGCGTTTGGAGTTTGGAACCTTTCGATCATCGGAAAAGCTCTTTTCGAAGTCGCCCAACTACTAGTAGTtgcaaattttttatttttttataacctTTTTTTGTCTCTTGAATTCCATCTAATCTGTGTAGTAGTATCTCTTTGTGGAATTCTCGAGATCTGATTGTTTCTCAAGCTTTTTGTAATTTGGGTCCAACCAGAAGTAGTAACAATGGTGGGTTCATGGTAAATATTGACGCAGCCAATTTTGGAAAAAAGAGTTGTCTTTCTTCTCTGTGACTCTGTCCTTTTGGTTTTTGGGGGTTGAATTCGAGACAGTTGGTGGCTCCAATCTGATGATGGAAGTGGGTAGCTCGAATTCGTCGGGTCAGCTTTCCGGGCGGGTCGTTGATACAAGAGGCAAACACAGGATCCATGCCCAACTCAATATGCTCCAACAAGAAGCTCGCTTCTTAGAGGTATATCATGTATACTCACATCTCCTctcttaaattaaaaaaaaaaatagcctTTTTGCCTGATTATCTGATATTTATCGTGTTGGATCAATCTTTTCGTGCTCTTTCCAGTGGTAGTTTAattgaaagtttgaaacttctttagtttttttttttttggaaagcaATATGAATAGTGTTGATCTGATTAAGGGTTGGGATTCTAGGAGTGccttcttcactctttgtgcTTTAGAAATGAGCGATCTCACTGTAGTAAATGTAGTTCAGAGCAGTCTCCGAGTCCGAGAGAGCATCAGCTTGTAGGCTTGGTAATATCTTGATCATCTCGTGTCCTTGTAGCTGTTTGGATTCATTGTGAATTCGTATACTTGTCTGTGACTCTCTCTCTTAAAATGTTTACAAGGTGTATAATACTTGTtccatatttattatattcagGAAGAGCTAGATCTCCTTGAAAAGATGGATAATGCCTCAGCTTCTTGCAAAGAGTAAGAACGAACTTCTGCATTGTCCAATATCCGGTTAAAGAACAATCTGGTTCCATaacttttgactcatttttgtCGAATGGATGTGCAGGTTCTTGGACAGTGTTGACAGCAAACCTGATCCTCTTCTTCCCCAGTAATTTTTGCCTCTCTCCTTCATTTTGTCTCATTTCTGTAGACTACGAGATGATTTGTTCTGATTTGAAAGGGTCTTTCTTGTTCTACTTGCAGAACAACAGGGCCAGTGAATACAACATGGGATCAATGGTTCGAACGCCCTAAAGAAGTAAAAAGATGTGGCTGCTTCattctttaatcttcatttcCTCCTACTCCTTCCTacgttctattttttttttctacaagaGTTTgcgttttttgtttttacattccCCGGCAGTTAAATTGATGTAATTGGCAAAATGAGAAATATTCACTTGTGCAGATAAAATCTATTGATATCGATCAATGCGTGTCttgaatttacaaaaaaaaaacgaaccacAGTGACAAAGTCCGAAACAAAGCAAGATTGTTATCATTTCTAAGAGTACTCTCTCTGATACGGTTCTAAGTGTTCCCTTGTTTAACTTGTTGCTTTACCTGTAACTTTCTGAGCTATTCAACCCAACAACTTGTTTGAATATGCCAATTATGGTTCTTGATGCAAAAAGATAATTCAACAACTTGTTTGAATATATGCCAATTATGGTTCTTGATGCAAAAAGGTAAACGAAAACAACATTGTAGTATTCAAGATTACAATCTTTCGTGAAAAGCGGAGAAAAACGACTTCAGCATATTAGCTTTTGCCAGAACTACAAAATCATAGGCCTTAACATTTTGCCTTCTCTAGTTAAAAAGAATCAAAACTTTTCACTATCATCTCAGAGTTTTTTTCAGGCTTTGCCTTGTATCTCCTAATCTCCATCTTCTTGCTCGACctagtgtttttaaaaccgaaCGACACAGGTATTGGACCAGGTTCAACCATAAATTGGTCATGTAGCCGAATTGGGTTTAATAACTGGTTTGATCATAAACCAATCAAATAGTCGGATATCAAAATTATTGAacttaataaaactattaaaatgatcaaaatctaaaaccaaccatataaacaaaagttaatttatctttataatatcttatatttgatatttatattttagttatatatattatatttactaacTTTGCTTTTAAATTTCTATATCTAAAAAGTATTGAATCAGATTATTGAATTATGTTTGATCTAAACGAACCATATTGAACCacaattcaaataaatatctGGTTCAGCTTTCGGTCTGGATTTAAAACTCATTTATAAGACACAAAAATGGTAAAACATTCTTTTCTTGAAAcccaaaactataaatttttgatgtttataacatcaaataagaaattttgttttgtttttgtttttgtttccttagAACAGCTCCAATGGAGCATCTTCCCATTTTCTTAACACTAAAATCTAAGTAGAAAGTAATAAAAAATTCGTTGGATCCCacgatttttcaaaaatttgccTCTTCAATCCCTTCGTTAAAAATCAACTTGCTGAGAGGTTTGTCACTGTTCGCGGATCCCGCTGTTAGGTGGCAGTCCGCCATTggatatcttatttttttcttttttttagtagaaaaagaaaaataataataaaaagttataaaaaaatttttttaaggATTCCTAAATGAGTCTCAGCATTGAAGCTGCTCTTACACCTTTGATTCTGAACTTTTCATCTGTAATTATATGGGATCTCTtcgaaaagaaacaaaaagcgAAGAAGAACACAAGAAAAAACACTCAACATTAGTATATTCCGATTTTAACCCTGACTAACTCCGCTTATATCAAACTCAACACTCTTCTTCACTTCGATATATCCGCCTGCCTCCTTCTTCTCCAACAACAGTCTCCCTCGATTTCTCCAATCTCACGGAGCTCTCTCTGCAATGTCGCACTCCATCCAACTCTCAACTCCTTCACGCACTCTCCACCTCCCTCACTCCCCTCTCCACCGCCCCctctcttccttctccttcCGCCAATTCCCTCTTCCCTCCACCCTCAAGTACACCTCACTCCGAGCTTCCTCCTCTCCCgactcctcctccacctccacctcctcccTTCTCCACTCTCCCAACGGCTCTCCCGCAGAGGAGaaaccctcctcctcctctgccATCGACGTCGACACAGTCACCGAATCCGAGCTCAAGGAGAACGGGTTCAGAAGCACGAGGAGAACCAAGCTGATCTGCACCATCGGACCCGCCACGTGCGGGTTCGACCAGCTCTCGGCTCTCGCCGAGGGAGGCATGAACGTCGCCAGGCTCAACATGTGCCACGGCACTCGCGACTGGCACCGTGACGTCATCCGCAGCGTCAGGAGGCTCAACGAGGAGAAAGGGTTCGCCGTCGCGATCATGATGGACACCGAAGGCAGCGAGATTCACATGGGAGATCTCGGCGGCGATGATGCCTCGGCTAAGGCGGAGGATGGTGAGGTTTGGACGTTTACCGTTAGAGCTTTTGATGCTTCTCGTCCTCAACGTACCATTAGTGTCAGTTATGATGGTTTCGCTGAAGGtatgttgtttttttgttttttttttttttgttgtgtaaTGAAGCATCAAGTGGATatgaattattgttttttttttggtgtgatGTGTAGATGTGAGAGTTGGTGATGAGCTTCTTGTTGATGGTGGGATGGTTAGATTTGATGTGATTGAGAAGATTGGTCCTGATGTCAAGTGTCTGTGTACTGACCCTGGTTTGTTGCTTCCTCGAGCTAACTTGACTTTCTGGAGAGATGGGAGTCTTGTACGTGAGCGTAACGCT
The Raphanus sativus cultivar WK10039 unplaced genomic scaffold, ASM80110v3 Scaffold1464, whole genome shotgun sequence genome window above contains:
- the LOC108809179 gene encoding guanine nucleotide-binding protein subunit gamma 2-like, giving the protein MMEVGSSNSSGQLSGRVVDTRGKHRIHAQLNMLQQEARFLEEELDLLEKMDNASASCKEFLDSVDSKPDPLLPQTTGPVNTTWDQWFERPKEVKRCGCFIL